Part of the Limihaloglobus sulfuriphilus genome is shown below.
GAGAGATGATTGGCGATGCCGCGGAGAAACTGCGTGCCGCCGGAGCTCTCGATGTCCTTACAATACCGGTGTTTATGAAAGATTCACGCCCGGGAACCCGTCTTTCTGTGCTGGCAAAACCCCAAACAGCACAAAAGCTCGAGGCGATTATCTTTCAGTCAGGGATAACTCTGGGTATCCGCCGGCAGAGTATAACCCGCTCAACCCTGCCGCGGGAAATCAAAACCGTTGAGACGCCCTATGGCAGTATAGATGTCAAAACAGCAGTTCATGGCGGTTTGCAAGTCTTTGCTAAACCAGAGTTTAAACAATGCGTTTCTGCCGCGGGCAAACACGGCGTTCCGGTCAAAATAGTCATCTCCGCCGCGATGGAGAATCTGCATAAAAAATGATTTACATCGAAAATCGGGAGTAAATTTAAATTTATGATTGAAAATCGGGAGGCAGGCTCCTATAATTCAACCATGATCAGTAGAAGATTAGAAAATGCTATAAGAAAAAGCCTCGAATTTTCCCCTGCTGTGGGAATAGTCGGCCCCCGTCAGTCAGGCAAGACAACGCTTGCGCGAATGATAGCCCGCAACTATGGTAAGCCGGTTATTCATCTTGACCTGGAAAATCCTCAGGACGTGATTAAACTCGACCACCCTCAAATATATCTCCAGCAATATATTGATCATATTGTTATACTTGACGAAGCACAGAGAAAACCCGAACTTTTCCCATTGCTTCGTTATATGATAGACCAGGACAGACGCCCGGGCAGATTTCTGATACTCGGCTCGGCATCGCCCGCCCTTAAAAGACAGGCTTCGGAATCTCTGGCAGGCCGGATTATTTATCATGAGCTGTCTCCGTTTTCGCTTGATGAAATGCAGCAGAACGGCTGGGATACAATAAAAAGGCTTTGGATGCGGGGCGGTTATCCTCAAAGCTATCTGGCCAAGACAGACGAGCAGGCCTCGGTTTGGATGAGAAATTTTATTCAGACTCATCTTGAAAAGGACATGCCGGCTCTTGGGGTAAGGGTGCCGGCTACAACTCTTTACCGTTTCTGGACAATGCTCGCTCACTGCCACGGTCAGCTCTGGAACAGCAGCAGGCTGGCAGAGAGCATGGGTGTGGATCCAAAATCGGCGAGGCGGTATCTTGATATACTCGAAGAAACATTTATGATACGTCAGCTTCAGCCGTTTTTCAGTAATCTCAAGAAACGCCTCGTGAAATCACCAAAGGTATATATCCGTGACAGCGGCCTGCTGCACAGCCTGCTGAATATCAGCAGCTATGATGATCTCTGCACCAACCCTGTTCTCGGAGAGTCCTGGGAGGGTTTCTGCATTGAACAGGTATTGGCGATTAAACCGCCTGAATATAACGCGTATTTCTACCGGACTCGATCCGCTGTTGCCGCAGAGATAGACCTTGTACTTGCAAAGGGTGTAAATGTCGAAATCGCTTTGGAGATCAAGTATTCATTGACTCCGAAACTCACTAAAAGTTCCATCAACGCCATAAACACTTTAAAACCCAAAAAGACCTGGGTCATATACCCCGGCGATGACAGCTATCCGATAAAGGAAAACATCTGGACACTGCCAATAGCTCAAATTGAAAAGATTTTCTCAAACAGTTGATAATCATAAAATGCACCCGGAATTAAAAAAAATATTGGCTCCTCACACAAATTTGTGCATATTTTCAGGTTCAGGCAGCTTTCCAAGGCAGTGATATAAGGCTAACTGCAGCGTCGGGATTGTCCTGAATCCATAACATCTTTTGACTATTGTTTTAACTTTATTGTTCATACCTTCGGTGACTCCATTGGTGACTCGGCATTTGAAATAATTTATGATACCTTGCTGATGTTTTCTGAGCATCCAGGCAAAATCACGTAATGGTTCGAGCCTGCTGTGGGTGGCCCACCAGAACCACTTTGCAAGATATTTTTTGGCAGCTGCAGGGTAGCGGTAATCCCAAAAATCACGAAAGGATTCTTTCAATAAATAAGCCCTGTTGACTTTAAGATTCAGCTTCTCCAGATACCCCAGACGTGCACGCTGTTTGTCTGTAAGGTTTTCAGGATTCTTCAGCCAGATATATCGCGTTTTTTTAAGCAGTTCGGGGTTGTCTTTTTTGAGCGTGATAGCTTCCTGTTTGCGTACCTCATCGACAGCCTGATTCAAATGTTGTACGATATGAAATTTATCGAAAACCAGAACAACATCCTCGTCAACATGCTCTTTTACAACATCAATGTACGATTGCCACATATCACAGCAAACCGCCTTTAAACTGCCTTTTAGTGATTTTCCATGTTCTTTGAAAAACGCCTCCAGCGTCTCTTTTTTCCGGCCCTGGACGCTCCATAAAATGCGTTTTTCTTCCAGGTCGTACACCACCGTCATATACGTATGACCCTTGCGGCGGGATACTTCGTCAATGCCAATATAAATGACCTTTCCTGTATCCCTGTGTTTCATGCCGTAGTCAACTGCCTGCTTTACCGCAGACTGAACCGTATTCCAGCTGACATTAAACATCTGAGAAACCGTCTGCCAGGGCAGCAATTTCGCCATACTGCTCAAGGTCCAGACCAATCCGTTTGTCATACGTGATTTACCTGAGGTAAAGGGTATGTCCTCAACCCTCGGCCCACCGCATTTGGGACAGCTGACACGAACCGGACGGTAATGCAGCATCACTGGTATGCCCCATAACGGAACATGCTTAATCTGCCGTTGCGGAAGCCGGTCACGTTGCGGAGCGAGCGTCTGACAGGTGCCGCAAGGCAGCCGACGACGTTTGTGAACGTCTAAATAAAAGTTGAGCTGATTGTCACTATAATCGACTTTTACCACTTTATGTCTCTTGACTTTTAATGTCTTTTTTAGTATTCTTTTAAGCAGCATATGTTTTCCCTTGCTATAACATTGTTCTAAATCATCATTATAACAAGTGTTAACATATGCTATATCAAATTTTTCTGCACAAATTTGTGTGAGGAGCCAAAATATTTAATAGCTCTGTTGAGCGTATGAAGGCAGACGGCCGCGTGCTGGCAGGTTTTGTCTCGGGTTCGGCGAATACTTCACATGAGGACGAGTACTCGGATGTTGACGCGGTGTTCGTTGTGCGTGATGATTCTTTCGAGGATATTACAGCCGCACTGGCCGACTTCTTCGCGGCGATGTGTGACGGCGTTGAGCTGGTGTGGGCGGAGCGGTTTAACAACGATATGCATCATAACTATGCCGTTCTCCTGCGCCGCGGCGATAATCTGCTCCAATACGATATCAGTATCGATAAACTGACTTTCCGCTCAGAGAGAAAGATTTTAGCCGAACAGATGCTGTTTGACAAGGCCGGTTGTCTGGAAATAACACAGGAAATGCCTCCCCGGCAGCTATTGCGTGAAACGCTGCGATGGCATATCGAGGCCTACTGGGTATGGGTTTATATCCACGCCAAATATTTGCGGCGGGGTGATTTTATCAAGCTGGTATATGTCCAGCAGGAGCTGTTTAACAATCATGCTGCCGTGCTCGGCAATCTCTACAAAGAAACACTGGCGTATTCGTGGTGGCCCCAGATGCTCAATGCCCTGCCCGACGTTGAAAAACGGGATTGGATGATGAACTACCTCTGCCATCCGGATATAAATTCAATACGAGAAAAACTGCCAAATCAGATAGCGGTATTCTCTGGCGATGCAAGAAAGCTCTGTGAATTGTTTGACATCGAATATCCCTGCGGCGTTGAGTCCGCAGTGCTGGAACACCTGAACAAAGCAGAAAAATCTAATTTGTATCAGAAAGGTTAGATCAAATGTTCTTGAAAAATCAGTTTATAAAACGCTTCAATCTGGCTGCGATGGCGGTGATTATTGCCGCGGGCAGCGCCGCAGTGCAAGCAGGTAAAACAGGCACGCCAAAAGATGAGTCCGGCAAAACATCAGCCGATGTGAAATACAAATGCCTGTTCAACCACGAATCCGCAATCTTCTGCACCTTTACAAAGGACAAAAGCCCCCAGGAGAGCGGCCCCGAATATCTCGCATCGTTTATCGAAAAGCTCGAGGGCACAGATGTTGACGCGGTGATGTTCTGCCCAACCGCATGGCGGGCGAACATCTTCCCTTCAGAAATCGACCCCTGGTGGAAAGACTACCGTGAAGGACAGGTCACGGAGAAGTGGCGAGGGTATGACTATATCATGAAATACCTCCACGACGGCGGCGACCCCGTGGCAGAAACACTCGCCGCGTGCAGGAAAAACGAAATAGATTTTCTCATCTCATACCGCATGAACGATGCGCATTATATCGTAGATAAGGACTGGCCTACACATACCGATTTCTGGCGCGACAACCCGCAGTACTGGCTGGGCGATTCCAATATATCCGCGACATTCAAAACCGAAGAAGACAACGTCCGCCTGCACAACTACATGCTCAAACCGGTGCGCGACTGGTACTTCTCGATTCTTGAGGAGCTTTGCACCAATTATGACATTGACGGCATTGAGCTGGATTTCCAGCGTGCGCCGCGATTCTTCTATAACAGAGAAACCGAAGCCGGCAAAAAAGTTATGACCGGTTTTGTAAAACGTATCAGAGATATGATTGACCGCATTGGCACCCAACGCGGCAAATCGCTCAAACTGTGCGTCCGCGTGCCGGAGACATTGGCCAAATGCGACAAGGCCGGCCTGGACGTTATCGAATGGGACAGGCTCAAACTTGTGGAGATGATAAACATCTCTCCATACTATCTCCAGAGCCTTGAAGTAGATATAGAGGATTACAAAACGAACACCGCCCATGCAAAGATATATGCGGAGATGCCCCGCCATACCCAGGCAATCGTTGCACCAAAATACAGTGACGGGCTGCGGTACGCTAATATTCAGACATACCGCGGCACGGCTCTTAATTTTCTTGCTCGCGGAGCCGACGGGGTGAGCCTTTTCAATTATGATTACATTCCGCACGGTTCGCCCTCACTGGCAGAAAAACGCTCGCAGGAATCAAAACTGCTAAAGGACATCACAAACATTGAATTTTTAAGAACCGCTGAAAAGTTATACATTATCTCTCCGCTGCGGGATTCAAGGCTGATGGTAGAACGAAACAAGACGGTAAAAAACGAAACAACTGTTGATGCAGTGATTCCCGATGATACATCAAAGAAAAAATTCACCCGCTGCGTCCTGCGTGTTGAGACAAAAGACAACTGTCAGGATATAGATATCTCAGCACGGCTCAACGCAGAGCTGCTGGAGGAATGTGAATTTGAAAAAACTGAATTCTTTGAACCGGTTGTCGAGACCGGCCACGGCTATCCGCCGGCGGAGAAGCTGAAGTTTTATGCCGTCCCGCTAAGCGATATAACAGCCGGTAAAAATACCTTTCGGATTTTAAATCTTGACAAGGAAACAGAATCCTGTGAGATAGTGTCTCTTGAGCTGGCTCTGTATCGATAAAGAACAATATTAAGTATGAGGTTTTTTTGAAATGAAAGAAAACAAAACACGCAGAGAATTCCTGGTGATGACCGCCGGCGCGATGCTGGCTTCCAGGGCGGCGTTTGGAATGGGCGGCAGGCGTCCAGAAAAGACCCGCCCGAATATCGTTGTGCTGTTTATTGATGATTTGGGCTACGGCGATGTGGGTATCTACGGGGCAAAAGACGTACCCACTCCCAACATCGACAAACTCGCCGCAGAGGGCACAAAGTTTACAAACGCATATACTATCTGCCCGGTTTGCAGCCCCAGCCGCACCGCGCTGATGCTCGGCATGTATCCGCAGAAGTTCGGCATGAACGGCAACAACCACCGCGGGCACCCAATACCCGAAGATCACCCTACACTGGCAGAAACATTGCGGGACGCCGGATACTTTACCGGCATGGTGGGCCGCTGGGATGTCGGCAGCATCGAACAGGGCCCGCTCGAACGCGGCTTCATGGAGGTTGCCCGCCGCTCAACCCTGAGCAGCGACGATCCCCGCCGCGCACTGCCCAACGGGCCGACATACATGCAGCAGGACGGCGCTTACTGGACCGAGCAGCAGGGCAAAGAGATGGCGGATTTTGTTACGCGGCATAAAGATGAGAAATTTTTCCTCTACTTCGCACCGCTGGCGATACATTACCCTGTAGAAGAAGTGCCGCAAAAATACATTGACCGTGTACCAGAAAGCGTAACAGATAAGCAGAGGCGGTACCTCTCCGCCGCGATGATTGCGGTTGATGATGCCGTCGGCGAAGTCATGCGGGCAATAAAGGAAAGCGGCATCGATGAAAATACGCTTGTGTTCTTCACCGGCGACAACGGCGGCAAGGAATCCGAAGGCTCAAAGAACACACCATACCGCGGTGGCAAGGTAACGCCGTGGGAAGGCGCTGTAAGAGAGCCGTTCATTGTCCGCTGGAAAGACACACTGCCGGCGGGCAGGGTGTATGACGGTATGACCTCCACGCTCGATATATACGCAACATCCGCCGCTGTTGCGGCAACCGCCTTGCCCGTCAGATGTGACGGTGTAAACCTGATGCCGTATTTGAATGGCACTAAAACCGGACAGCCCCACGATACGCTGTACTGGCGATGGCTCGACGGCAAAAACATAGAAGCCGGCCATAACGTCCACGCCGTGCGGCACGGCAAGTGGCGGCTGATGCGCCAGGAGACCGACACGAAATGGAGACTCTTCGACATAGAGGCCGACCCCGGTGAGACCACCAACCTGGCGGATAAATATCCCGATGTTGTAGAAAAACTTTCAAAGATGTATAAAGAATGGACGGGCCGGCTGCCCGAGCCGCTGCCGTACCTGAGAGGCCCCGGCGGGCGCTGCCCGGGCGGCAAGGGCTGGGCGACACCGAATAACCCGTAAAAACGAAAACGGGGCGGCCGCGAAACAGCCGCCCCAAAGTGGAAAAATATTTATACGGTTTTAATCCGCCTTTGGACTGATGGGGTTGTTTGTCTCTTCGGCTGAATGCGGCTGTTGGTTTTCGTCTGCGGCGGGTGCAGATTGAAAAGTGAAATTCTTTTCGCGTGCCTGACTGGTAACCGCCTCGATAATCGCGCTGCCCAGTGTGTTTGCGGCGGCGTTTTCCTTTTGCTGCTGCGCGATGTAATCCTTACGCATTTGGTTGAGCAGCTTTATCTTGTGCTGTAGCTCTTTGCGTTTTTCGGCATTTTCTTTGACGTATTGTTTCCGCTCTTCTATGTTCATGTTCTTCATCTCTTCGGGCAGTTTGTCTTTATCGATGTTTTCCAGCTGAACCTTCTCCGCCTCGACGGCATCGACCAGGTCCCATCTCGCGTTGTCATAATAAAGGCTGGATTTGCTGACCGCACGCTGCACCTTTGCCGCCGGCGCTGAACTGTTGAGCGAATCCTGAGCGGACTGCCGCTCCAGCATGGCAGAGCCGTCTGCGCCGTAGGCAAGGTATGTTGTGTTGAGCTCTGCTCCGAGGCGGGCGATCTCCTCGTCCTGCGGCGCGGGGATATGTGCAATCCGGCTGTTGTGGTCTATGTTGAGAAAACGCCCGTCGGCAAGCACGGCACCGTCTTTCCATTTGCCGCTGACTCCATCGCTCTCGCTGCCGCAGTGAATAGTGTTGACGATGATGCCTTTGGAGATGGAAAGCCTGCATGCATCCTTGTGACTTACCGGCCCCTGCGTGAACGGCTCGTTGCCGGCGACGAAAATCACCTTGAGGTCTTCGGGATTCTGCGACCACTGGAGCTGATTCGCCGCATCCTGTATGACCCAGCCGCAGTACTCCTGGCCGCCGTTTGTCGCCAGTGCGAACAGCTCCTGTGATACCAGATCCAGGTCGTTCGTGAGCGGCACTATCATGCGCAGATACCCCTCGTCCGCCGCGAGCGAGCTCTTGCCGTACTCGTACAGTGCCAGCTCAAACTCGGGGCTTACTCCATCCTTCTGCGCGGTGATAAATTCGTTGACGATCGTCCAGACCTCGGTGCGGGCCTGATTGATCAGACCGGACATACTGCCGGAGGTGTCGAGCAGAATCGCCATCTGGATTCTGGGCTTTTGTTTTGATATATCTTGAGATGTTTCCGTCGGCGCGGTTTCTCGTGCTGAAATATTACCAACGCACAATGCCGCAATGAGTGTAAGGTAAATTATGATTCGTTTCATTTTTGAGGTTCCTTTCAGTTTAATTTTTTTGACAGGATTACAGGATTTTTTCTACAATGAAGTGATTGAAGGTATTGAAGTTTTATTGTATATTTTTTTCATGGTCTTCATGGTAAATTCAAATCTCGAATATTGTTCTGTCTTATTTACTTTTTCAAAATTGAGCAAATTCGTGAATTTGCTCTACAATATTCCTAATTCCTAATTCTCAACCAACACTACCTCGTTATCAATGAGCACGACAATTTCGCCTTTGAGCGTGAGCAGTGACTGGCGGCTGCGGCGGGCGAGTTTTTCGGCAAGCTCGAAGTACGCATCAGAGCCGAACTGTATTATTCGTTCAGGCCGAATTGAATCGGTGTTGTTTACAAGCCGCGAATCTACCCATCGATTTGACTTTTGATAGAACGTCCGATCTCCGAGCTGGCGTATTGAATTGAAACGCACATGTTTCATCTTTGAATCGTAAAATTCATTGCTGTAGTTTAGAGTTGTCTGTGACTTTCGCCTGGCATAATTATAACTCTGGCTGACCGCGTCCATACCCGAGCGGCTGCTTATCGCTCTGCTGCGAAACATATCCGCCGCTTCTCTGCGTATCGCTTCCGGCTCGGCGAGGCTCATTCCCTCATTGGCGAGAAACGCGGTGTATTCTGTAAGTATGCCGAACTCCGTCGAGATGCGTATGACCTCATCGACAAGCTCTTTTATCCTGGGATCGTTTGTGTTTGCATCTGCTCCCGCTTGTCTGATACTCTCTGTCAAGACGGCGATCTTCCTGCCCGCCCACAGCCGCGGCACAAAGCTGTAGCCCGGGTCGGCCTTATCGAAGCTGAACGCGAAATCAAAGCTGCGATGAGTGCCCCGGTAGTTTCCCGAGAGTCGAAACGTCAGCGGGCGGCTGCCGACATACTTGCCAAGAAGCACAATCTGCTCATCCTCGTAAACATCTGCTATTCTGCCGGGCAGTATATCAAGTGTCCTGCCGATGGCGGGTGTGCCGTCTGCCTCGAGTATCTCCAGCCGCACATCTGTGAATACCGGCCCGGTAAGCCTTTCAAAGACCCGTCCGATCTTAACCTCGATATCCTCCGCTGGAAGTATAAACTCCGAGCGTCCGCCGGAGACTTCGGCAATGCGGTCAAGAAGCGGCGCGTTGAGGTCAACGCCGACACCGATTGTAAACACGCGGCGGTTGTGTGGGTTTTGTTTTTCGGCAAGGGCGGCTATCTCTTTCTCGCCTGTCCGGTTGACTGTTGGCAGACCGTCTGTGAGAAACAGAACAACCGGCAGCCTGCCGGCGTTTGGCGCCTGGGCAAGCGCGCCTTCGAGTGCTTCATAGATGTTTGTTCCGCCGGAAGCGGTTGTGCCGGCGAGATAGCTCTGGGCTGATTTGAATGTGTCATTGTTTTTCTCAACCGGCGAGACAGAAAACCACTCCACGCTGTTGCTGTAGATGGCGATATTGAATAATTCGCCGTCTTCAAGTCCCGCGATAATCTGCAGCGCGGACTCTTTTACCTGTTCGAGTTTCTCGCCGCGCATACTTCCCGAGCGGTCAATAACCAGCGTCAGTTCACGTTTTATCGCCGGCGTTTCTTTGGGCTTTTTCTGCGTGCCCAATCCGGCAAGCAGCATGAAATAGCCGCCGTTAACTGAAGACTGCGGATATGCAAACAGCGACGCAGCCGGCCCGCCGGAGTTGACAATGAAAGAGAGATGAAACCGCCCCGGGTTTTTTCTTGAACCGGAAGAAACGTTTACGGTTAAATTGCCGGCTGATATTCTATGGGTAACAATCTCATGGCTCGAGGAGTACACGGCTGATACGGGGTTTGAGTTTTTTATGTTGGCGGTTATCTGCCACGGTACATCGTACTCGAGCGATTCGCTTCGGCCGAGATAGTAATCAATCCGGTCATGCTCACGCCGGAGCAGATGTTCATAGGTAATAACCAGCTTCTGCCTGCCGCGGGGCTCAACGGGAAACACGCTTGAGCGGACCAGCTTATGCCCGGCAAGCTCAACGAGCGCCGGATCGATTATCCGGTTCACCAGATCGCGGTAAATCCGTCTCGCCTCGCCGCGTTCATGGATACGTGCGGATATCGCAGTGCCGGGGCCGTCATAGGCGAAGCCTTTTATCACCGCATCATCAGGCACCGGCAGAACCAGCTCTGCCTCCTGCCGGCGGTTTGTATTGTTTATGATGTGTATCTCGAGTGTAGTTGCCGCGGCGGTCTCGTTGATGTCGATAAGCGCGTTGACGTTTGTTATCTCAATAGCCCGGCCTCTGCCTGGGACAAAACCGAACCGCCCAATCTGGGGCACAATTGTATTGGAAACGGCCGACGTTGATTCGGCGGTTGAGTCTGCCGGCGATGTTGTAACATGCTCGAGTGCACAAACGCACGCGGCACAGATTAGAATTGCCGCCGGCGCAAATTTAAGATAGATATGTTTTACTCGCATTTTAATCTCCTTTGATTTTCGACTGTATGCTTCATATAATCAGTATAGCACACAAACCGAAATGGTTTTGTAAAAGGATTGTAAAAACATAAATAGGCAGTAGTGTAGAGAAAATTCACGAATTTTCTCAATTTGAGATTTGAAATATGAGATAGTTGTTTTAGACAGGATTTACCCGTCACTTGTTTCACTTTTTTAATATGTTAGAAAAATAAGTGACGGGTTAACCCTGTCCAATAATTAAAAAGTTAAGAGATAAGTAGGGCAAGCGTCCCCGCTTGCCGTTTCAATGTCAACCGAGGACGGTTGACCTACTTAGTAAGAGTACACGCTTCAGCGTGCAAAACACCCCGTCTTTCGGTCACCCCTCTAAAAGAGGGGAATTGAGAAAGAGAAGTATAATAAAACTTCAATCCCTTCAATAACTTCATGGTCGAAATACATTCCTGTCTAAAAAAAACCGTTGTTGTTGGCCTTTTCTTTTCCGTTTATTTCAGGCACACCCTGAACACTACGCCCGTAGGTTTTATGTTCTGGAAATCAACGAAGCCGCCGTGCGCCTGGGCGAATTTCCGTACCAGCGCCAGGCCCAGGCCGCTGCCGGTTGTCTCACGGGTTGACTCATCTTCGAGCCGGTAGAACTCTTCGAATATTTTTTTCCTTCGGCTGTGCGGAATTCCCGGGCCGCGGTCTTCTACCTCGATAAAGACCGAGCCGCCTTTTGGCAGGGTGCGGATGATTATCGTTTTATCATCAGCGTTGCGGGCATATTTAATCGCGTTGTCAATCAGGTTCACCAATATCTGCGTAACCGCGTCTGAATCGAATTTTGTTTCATCGATTTCGCCGGGCTCGAATCTAAGCTCAAAGCCGTTCTCAACCGCATACGGCCGGATCGTATTGACAGCGGCACCGACACAGTCGTTTATATTTCCCGCGGCAAACGCGTATTCCTTGCGGCCTTTCTGGATTCGTGAAAAGTCCAGCACATTGTCCACAAGCCGGCTGAGCCGCTCGCTCTCGGTACGCATGTTGCGGTAATAATCTTTGGTTTTTTGCGGCGAGCTTACCCAGCCGTTTTCGAGCATCTCCGAGTACATCCGTATCGAAGTCAGCGGCGTGCGGAGCTCGTGCGATACCGCGGAGATAAAGTCGTCTTTTTTCTTTGCCAGCTGAAGCTGCGCGTGCATGTTTTTCCACACACTGAACATGGCATACCCAACCGCCAGCATGACAACGGCAATAATCCCGGCGTACCAGCGTTTCATCTGGGACACCTGCCGACCCAGCCGCAGCGGGTCAGTCTCAAAGAGATTTATCACCATGCCGCCAAACTCAAAGTCCAGCACAGCGCTGAGTGTCGCTTCGCTGATGCGGGCGCTGTCAACCTCGAATCTCATTCCGCTGCGGATAAACCTCCGGGCGGAATTTCGCATCAGCTCAAGCAGCTCATTTTCATTGAGCCTGAAACCCTGCATGAAATGCTTATCCTCGATAGTAATGTGGCGGAGCATAAACACGCTGCCGTTAAAGATGGATCCGCTGTCGGTTTTGTCCTCAATAAAAACAGGAACAAAAGGCTCAATGCGGATCTGAACGGTTTCCTCCCTGGCGGCGGCGGCCGCCGGCTGGGCAATATCCTTCACTGCTTCGGTGTCTTCTCCGGTCTCATCCTTTTCGTAGTAAAGCCTGCTTCGGGCAGCGGCTGTTTCGGGGGCTTTGGCAAGTGCGGAGCTTTTAATCTCTTCGCTTGAGGTTTCAGACTTTTTCTCGCTGTCTGTCCGGCTCTCTGCCGCCGCACTGAACATGTCCGCAGACCGTGCGGATGCAGTTTTCATCTTGGCCGCGGCAGGTCGGTCTGTGTCGGAAATTGAGTCAACCTGCGCCCGGTTAGAGGTTACCACCGACCGCTTTTGCGCAATCACCTTGGCCTGCTGTTTTTCCGGACTAAACACCTCGAGTGATAACTGCTGTGTCCTGTCCTCGCTTAAACTTTGCTGCCGATCGCTTTTTTGCCCGTCGGTTTCACCGCCGGAGGAATATACATCAAAGCGATAGCTAAATCGTGCGTGCGGGTCTTCAAGCTCAACGTCCGGGCGGCTGAAAAAAACACCTTCATCAGAATTGAGCCGTCCCAGAAGATTGCTCTTAATTTTCTGAATATACGTGTAAATCTGGCTCTGTTTAGCCTGCGGTTTTTGCTGCTCGCCCGCCGGCAGGTACGGAGTAATAACCGTGCCGTCCGATTCGATCTGGAAGTAACCGCCGGCAAGCCCGTTGTTGAACTTATCCGCCAGCGGTGAGCGAAGCAGCGGCATTTCCTGCTGATCAGGCGCGAGATTCTCAGGCACATAGGCGTACTGATAATCGCTGTAGGGCCGCTGCTGTTCGGCGTCGATGAATTCACGAATCTTCTGCCGCACATCAAGGCGGATCTGCTCGGCGACGGCGGTGAACTCACCGTATCTGCTGCCGGCAAGCCCGTCCGCCCATTTGATTATGGCATGACGGCCAAGCAGTGCCAGCCCGCAGGCCGAGCCGAGTATTATTATCGCAAGTATTGTTAATCGTTTATACATTTTAATCAGGAATTAAGGAAATCCGCAGATTATATTTTTCTGTTATTTTTTTGGTTCTTCGTAGGTCGGGCTTTCAGCCCGACACTAAGTAGGTCAACCGTCCTCGGTTGACATTGAAACGGCAAGCGGGGACGCTTGCCCTACTTAAATCTTAACTTTTTAATTCTATTAGACAGGATTTACAAGATAGACAAGATTAATTTTTTATTAACCATGAAGCTATTGAAGAAATTGAAGTTTTTATTATATCTTTTCTTCATGTCCTTCATGTTCTTCATGGTAAATTCAAATCCTGTAAATCATGTCTATTTTATTTATCTCAAATCTGAAATCTCAAATTGAGAAAATTCGTGAATTTTCTCTACAATATTGTCTGATTCTCAATCAACATACATATATCCCGCGCCGCGAACTGTTACGATAATCTGCGGCGAGGCGGGGTCGGTTTCGATCTTACCGCGGAGTTTGGCTATATGCATATCGGTTGTCCGAGTTTCCACGC
Proteins encoded:
- a CDS encoding VIT domain-containing protein, translated to MRVKHIYLKFAPAAILICAACVCALEHVTTSPADSTAESTSAVSNTIVPQIGRFGFVPGRGRAIEITNVNALIDINETAAATTLEIHIINNTNRRQEAELVLPVPDDAVIKGFAYDGPGTAISARIHERGEARRIYRDLVNRIIDPALVELAGHKLVRSSVFPVEPRGRQKLVITYEHLLRREHDRIDYYLGRSESLEYDVPWQITANIKNSNPVSAVYSSSHEIVTHRISAGNLTVNVSSGSRKNPGRFHLSFIVNSGGPAASLFAYPQSSVNGGYFMLLAGLGTQKKPKETPAIKRELTLVIDRSGSMRGEKLEQVKESALQIIAGLEDGELFNIAIYSNSVEWFSVSPVEKNNDTFKSAQSYLAGTTASGGTNIYEALEGALAQAPNAGRLPVVLFLTDGLPTVNRTGEKEIAALAEKQNPHNRRVFTIGVGVDLNAPLLDRIAEVSGGRSEFILPAEDIEVKIGRVFERLTGPVFTDVRLEILEADGTPAIGRTLDILPGRIADVYEDEQIVLLGKYVGSRPLTFRLSGNYRGTHRSFDFAFSFDKADPGYSFVPRLWAGRKIAVLTESIRQAGADANTNDPRIKELVDEVIRISTEFGILTEYTAFLANEGMSLAEPEAIRREAADMFRSRAISSRSGMDAVSQSYNYARRKSQTTLNYSNEFYDSKMKHVRFNSIRQLGDRTFYQKSNRWVDSRLVNNTDSIRPERIIQFGSDAYFELAEKLARRSRQSLLTLKGEIVVLIDNEVVLVEN
- a CDS encoding sensor histidine kinase, whose protein sequence is MYKRLTILAIIILGSACGLALLGRHAIIKWADGLAGSRYGEFTAVAEQIRLDVRQKIREFIDAEQQRPYSDYQYAYVPENLAPDQQEMPLLRSPLADKFNNGLAGGYFQIESDGTVITPYLPAGEQQKPQAKQSQIYTYIQKIKSNLLGRLNSDEGVFFSRPDVELEDPHARFSYRFDVYSSGGETDGQKSDRQQSLSEDRTQQLSLEVFSPEKQQAKVIAQKRSVVTSNRAQVDSISDTDRPAAAKMKTASARSADMFSAAAESRTDSEKKSETSSEEIKSSALAKAPETAAARSRLYYEKDETGEDTEAVKDIAQPAAAAAREETVQIRIEPFVPVFIEDKTDSGSIFNGSVFMLRHITIEDKHFMQGFRLNENELLELMRNSARRFIRSGMRFEVDSARISEATLSAVLDFEFGGMVINLFETDPLRLGRQVSQMKRWYAGIIAVVMLAVGYAMFSVWKNMHAQLQLAKKKDDFISAVSHELRTPLTSIRMYSEMLENGWVSSPQKTKDYYRNMRTESERLSRLVDNVLDFSRIQKGRKEYAFAAGNINDCVGAAVNTIRPYAVENGFELRFEPGEIDETKFDSDAVTQILVNLIDNAIKYARNADDKTIIIRTLPKGGSVFIEVEDRGPGIPHSRRKKIFEEFYRLEDESTRETTGSGLGLALVRKFAQAHGGFVDFQNIKPTGVVFRVCLK